ATTCCGTCGCGGTGATGGGTGGCCCCCTGACGAACGGCTGCGTCTACAGCACGACGACGTTCCACGACGCCAATCCGAAGATCATCGCGGCCTTCGTCGGGGCCATCAAGGAAGCCATCGCCCTCATCGAGAAGGACAAGCCGGCGGCGGCGGGCATCTACCTCGAGGTCAACAAGGAGAGCATCTCGGCGGACGCGCTCACCGCGCTCATCGCACGCCCCGGTATGGTCTTCTCCGCAGCCCCGCAGAACCTGCTTCCGGCAGCCCAGTTCTTCTCCCGCGCCGGCTACATCAAGCAGAAGCCGACGAGCTGGAAGGAGTTCTTCTTCGAAGAGGTTCACGATCTGCCCGGGAGCTGATTGCGCCGGGCGCATCCTCCGGTCCCGGTCAGTCCCGATGCGCGGGAACGCGCGACTTCGCTGACGGTCTGATCGGGAACCCATTCGACCATCCAGGATCGAGCCCGCCGCGCTCTGCGGGACGTGGATCCGGATGAAGCCTTGTGTCGTGCGGTGTCACAGCGCAGCGGATACCTCCGAGACGCCGACTGACGCCGCACCTCGAGGTGAGGGCGAGGAGCGGAGGAGCCGAAGCCAACGGGCTTGAACCGTTTCCGGTCAGTCCGGTCTGCGCCGTCCTCGGGAGCGCAGCGGAACAACCCCGTCGGCGCCACGCCGACAAGGGTCGCGCAACCCTCAACCGCTTCGCAACGCGCGAGAGGACGGAGCGGGCTGCACAGACCGAAGCCTTCGACGAAACCGCATGGGGGTGGGCCGACGATCACTCGACCCGGTAGAGCGCCACCTGTCCGATCCCCTCGATACCGAGCTCCCGGGCGCTGGCCCGCGACAGGTCGATCGCGTAGTTGCGCTTCGCCTTGGTCCGCTCGTTGGTGCGGTCGGTGATCTCGACGACCACGGCGCGCCCGTTCCGCTTGTTGACGACCTTCACCTTCGTGCCGAACGGCAAGGTGTGGTGCGCGGCTGTCAGCGCGTTGGGGTTGTACACCGTACCGCTGGCCGTCCGCCCGGAATGCTTGTACCAGCTCGCCCGCCCCGACCCGAGCAGCGCCGTCCGCGGCTGCCGATCCTGACGCTCGCTGTCTGAGCCCTGCGGCGCGTCACGCTCGGCGATCGTGGCTGTCGTGCCCGGCTCCTCTGCCTGATGCTCTGCACTCTCGGCGAGCACGCGGGACAGGCTCTCCTGCGCCGACACCGCGTCGAGCCCGTGGCCGAAGCGACCCATGGCACCCGCCCATCCGCGGGAGGCCGTCGGTTGGGCCGGCAGGTCGGGCAAGGCGATCGGCCCGTGGTCTCCGGTCTCGGCTTCGCCATCGATCTCGGGGAGCGCCGGCAGGCGTGACGTGAACTGCCGATAGGAGAAGACCGGCGCTTCCCGTCTGAGCGGGCTCGTCGGCGATCCGGCCCCCTGGCCGCGATCGAAGGACGCGTCACCGGCCAGGGCCGGGCATCCGCCGAGCGAAACGATCGAGGCTAACAACCAGCCGCCGGCACGCCCGAACCTGTTTTGGCCGCTCAGGCGCGTCATAGCTCTCACCCGTCGTCTGTCGTTTCCACAGCGACGTAAATCATATTCCGTTAATATGTTCCGGAAGATTGATTAAAGCGAAATACTGACCTGTGGAATAGGGAGCCGTTCCAATGGTCAAGCTTGCCCGAGCTTGATCGCCGAGACTCGCGCGCGTCGGCGGCCCCGCGGTCCGGCGTCCCGACGACCTTTATGCGGCCCTTATACGGGCACCCCTGGCCCCGTCTCGAACCCTAACGCGGTTCGGGGCCACTGTCCCGGCTGGCCAGGACCGGCCGCGGAGCCTCCGCGGCCGGTCGCCGAACCGGACACGACCACCATGCTCGACCTCGTCTTCCTCGCCGGGGGGCTCGCCTTCTTCGCCGCCGCGGCCGGATACGCCGCCGCCTGCGACCGGCTCTGAGGGGCTGTCATGACCCTCGACCTCGCCCTCGGCGCCTGCGTGACCGCCGGCCTCCTCGTCTACCTCACCTATGCCCTCGTCCGCCCCGAGCGGTTCTGAGCGGCCCGCAGGATCTCCCCCATGACCCTCAACGGCTGGATCCAGATCGCGCTCTACTGCGCGGTCGTTCTGGCGCTCGTGAAGCCCCTCGGGTCGTACATGACCCGCGTCTTCACCGGAGAGCGCACCCTCCTCTCGCCCGTCCTCGGCCCCGTCGAGCGCGGGCTCTACCGCGTGTCGGGCATCGATGCCCGCCAGGAGCAGCACTGGCTCGCCTACACGGGCGCGGTCATCCTGTTCCACGTGCTGGGCTTCGCGGTGCTCTACGCGCTCCTGCGCCTGCAGGCGGTGCTGCCGCTCAACCCGGCCGACCAGACCGCTGTGGCGCCGGACCTCGCGTTCAACACCTCGACCAGCTTCATCACCAACACCAACTGGCAGTCGTACGGCGGCGAGACCACGCTGTCATACCTGTCCCAGATGCTGGGGCTGACGCACCAGAACTTCCTGTCGGCGGCCACCGGCATCGCGGTGGCGGTGGCGCTGATCCGCGGGTTCGCCCGCGCCTCCACCGGCACGATCGGTTCGTTCTGGGTCGATGTGACCCGGGCGACCCTCTACGTGCTGCTGCCGATCTGCATCCCCTACACGCTGTTCCTGGTCTGGCAGGGCATGCCGCAGACGCTGGGCGCCTCCGCGGATGCCACCACGCTGGAGGGCGCCAAGCAGACCATCGCGCTGGGGCCCGTGGCCAGCCAGGTCGCGATCAAGATGCTCGGCACCAACGGCGGCGGCTTCTTCAACGCCAATGCCGCGCACCCGTTCGAGAATCCCACCGCCCTGTCGAACTTCGTCCAGATGGTCTCGATCTTCGTGATCGGCGCCGCGCTGACCAACGTCTTCGGCCGCATGGTCGGCGACGAGCGCCAGGGCTGGGCGATCCTCGGCGCCATGGGCGTCCTGTTCCTGGCGGGCGTCGCCGTCACCTACTGGGCCGAGGCCAACGGCAGCGCCGTCCTGAACGGCCTCGGGCTGACTGGCGGCAACATGGAGGGCAAGGAGACCCGCTTCGGCATCGCGGCCTCGGCGCTGTTCGCGGTGATCACCACCGCGGCCTCCTGCGGTGCCGTCAACGCCATGCACGACTCGTTCACGGCTTTGGGCGGGCTGATCCCGCTCCTCAACATGCAGCTCGGCGAGATCGTCATCGGCGGCGTCGGCGCCGGCCTCTACGGGATGCTGATCTTCGTGATCGTCGCGATCTTCGTGGCGGGACTAATGGTCGGCCGCACCCCCGAATACCTCGGCAAGAAGATCGAGGCGAAGGAGGTGAAGATGGCCATGCTGGGCATCCTCTGCCTGCCCCTGATGATGCTGGGCTTCACGGCGCTGGCCACGGTGCTGCCCGCCGGGCTCGCAGGCCCCGCCAATGCCGGCCCGCACGGCTTCACCGAGATCCTGTACGCCTACACGTCGGCGGCGGCCAACAACGGCTCGGCCTTCGGCGGGCTCACGGCGAACACGCTGTTCTACAACAGCACGCTGGCCATCGGCATGCTGGTCGGGCGGTTCTTCGTGAAGATCCCGGTCCTGGCCATCGCGGGGTCGCTAGCGGCCAAGAAGACCGTCCCGGCCTCGGCGGGCACGCTCCCGACCCATGGCGGCCTGTTCGTCGGGCTGCTGGTCGGCGTGATCCTGATCATCGGCGGCCTGACCTTCTTCCCGTCCCTGGCGCTCGGCCCCGTGGTCGAGCACCTCGCGGGTGCGGCCGGCCAGACTTTCGCGGCCGGGGGCTGAGATGCCGCGCGCCCTCCCCTCCCGACGCCTGCCGCGCCACCACCTCGTGCTGCACCGGCAACCGTCCCGGCGGAACCGTACGCAGCCGGTGCGGACCTCCGACCTCGTGCTGGCCCTCGTCGGCGTCGTGATGCTCGCGGGCTTCGCCCTGCTGGCGGCCTACGCGCTGACCGTCGGCGCTGCAGGCTGAGCTTCTCCGCCGTCATCGCTTACGCGGCGAAGCGACCCAGCGAGGCCCGGCGTCTCCGAACGCAGCGCTGCCCTGGATTGCTTCGCTCCGCTCGCAAAGACGGCGGGCCCTCCTTCAATCTCCCGTCCGGACATCGCCCATGTCTCGTCAGACCTCTTCCCTCTTCAGCGCCGCCCTGATCGGGCCGGCCCTCGTCGGCTCCGTCAGAAAACTCGACCCCCGCGCCATGATCCGCAACCCGGTGATGTTCGTGGTCGAGGTGGTGGCCGCCCTCACCACCGTGCTGTTCGCCCGGGACCTCGTCACGGGAGGCAGCGATCTCGCCTTCTCCGGCCAGATCATCCTGTGGCTGTGGTTCACGCTGATCTTCGCCAACTTCGCCGAGGCGCTCGCGGAGGGGCGCGGCAAGGCCCAGGCCGACAGCCTGCGCCGCACCCGCACCGAGATGACCGCCAAGCGCCTCACCGGCCAGGGCCGCGCCTACGAGACCGTGCCGGGCACGAGCCTCAAGGTCGGCGACGTCGTCCTCGTGGAGGCCGGCGACCTGATCCCCTCGGACGGCGAGGTGATCGAGGGGGTCGCGTCGGTCAACGAGGCGGCCATCACCGGCGAATCGGCCCCGGTGATCCGCGAATCCGGCGGCGACCGCTCCGCGGTGACCGGCGGCACGCAGGTGCTCTCGGATGAGATCAAGGTCCGCATCATCGCGGCCGCCGGCTCGACCTTCGTCGACCGCATGATCGCCCTGGTCGAGGGCGCCTCCCGGCAGAAGACGCCGAACGAGATCGCCCTCAACATCCTGCTCGCCGGATTGACCCTCGTGTTCGTCTTCGCGGTGGCGTCGATCCCGAGCTTCGCCAGCTACGCGGGCGGTTCGATCCCCGTGATCGTGCTGGTCGCGCTGTTCGTGACGCTGATCCCGACGACCATCGGCGCCCTGCTCTCGGCCATCGGCATCGCCGGCATGGACCGGCTGGTGCGGTTCAACGTGCTCGCCATGTCGGGCCGGGCCGTCGAGGCGGCGGGCGACGTCGACACGCTGCTCCTCGACAAGACCGGCACGATCACCCTCGGCAATCGGCAGGCCACCGAGTTCCGCCCGGTCCCGGGCGTGACCGAGCAGGAGCTCGCCGACGCCGCGCAGCTCGCTTCCCTGGCGGACGAGACGCCGGAGGGCCGCTCGATCGTGGTGCTCGCCAAGGAGAAGTACGGTTTGCGCGCCCGCGACATGGCCGGGCGCAACGCCACGTTCGTGCCGTTCACAGCCCAGTCCCGCATGTCCGGCGTCGATCTGGACGGGTCGTCCATCCGCAAGGGCGCGGTGGATTCGGTCATCGCCTCCGTATCGGCGCAGCCCATGGCGACCCGAAGCTCCAGCGCCGCCCTGGCCTTCCGTCCGGAGGCCGAATCCGGCGCGGCGAGCGAGATCCGCTCCATCGCCGAGGCGATCGCCAAGGCCGGCGGCACGCCGCTGGCCGTGGCCCGGGACGGGCAGCTGCTCGGCGTCGTCTATCTCAAGGACATCGTGAAGGGCGGCATCCGCGAGCGCTTCTCGGAGCTGCGCCAGATGGGCATCCGCACCGTGATGATCACGGGCGACAACCCGATGACCGCCGCCGCCATCGCGGCCGAGGCGGGGGTGGACGATTTCCTCGCCCAGGCCACCCCGGAGGACAAGCTCGCGCTGATCCGCAAGGAGCAGGCGCAGGGCAAGCTGGTCGCCATGTGCGGCGACGGCACCAACGACGCCCCGGCGCTGGCGCAGGCCGATGTCGGCGTCGCCATGAACACCGGCACGGTGGCGGCCCGCGAGGCCGGCAACATGGTCGATCTCGACAGCGACCCGACCAAGCTCATCGAGATCGTCGGTATCGGCAAGCAGCTGCTGATGACCCGCGGCGCGCTGACGACCTTCTCGATCGCCAACGACGTGGCCAAGTACTTCGCCATCATCCCGGCGATGTTCCTGGGGCTCTACCCGCAGCTCCAGGCCCTCAACGTCATGCATCTCGCCTCGCCGCAGAGCGCGATCCTGTCGGCGATCATCTTCAACGCGCTGATCATCGTGGCGCTGATCCCGCTGGCGCTCCGCGGCGTCACCTACCGCGCCGTCGGCGCGGCCGCGCTGCTGCGCCGGAACCTGCTGATCTACGGCCTCGGCGGCGTCCTCGTGCCCTTCCTCGGCATCAAGGCGATCGACCTCGCCGTCAGCGCCCTCCACCTCGCCTGAACCGGCCGCCCGGAGACCTCCCATGCTCAGACAGCTTCGCCCCGCCCTGGTCCTTCTCACCGCGCTCACGGTGATCACCGGCCTCGCCTATCCCCTCGCCATGACGGGTCTCGCCGGCGTGATCTTCCCCGCCAAGGCTTCCGGCAGCCTGATCGAGCGCGACGGCCATATCGTCGGCTCCAGCCTCATCGGGCAGAACTTCGTCGGCGCCGGCTACTTCCACGGACGGCCCTCTGCGACCACCGCGGCCGACCCCGCGGACGCCTCCAAGACCGTGCCGGCACCCTACAACGCGGCGAATTCCTCGGGCTCGAACCTCGGGCCCACGAGCGCGGCGCTGGCCGAACGGGTCAAGGGCGACCTCGACGCCCTGAAGGCCGAGAACGCCGGGGCGCCGGTGCCGGTCGATCTCGTCACCACCAGCGGCTCCGGCCTCGACCCGGACATCTCGCCGGAGGCCGCCGACTTCCAGGTGCCCCGGGTGGCCAAGGCCCGCGGGATTCCGGAAGAGACGCTGCGCGCGCTCGTGACCTCCCGCACCGAGGGGCGGACGCTGGGCCTCCTCGGGGAGCCGCGCGTCAATGTCCTGGCGCTGAACCTCGCACTGGACGATCTTGCACGCCGCTGAGGGTGCCGGACCCTGACCGCAGGAGACGATCGAGAAGCGGCAGCCGGAACAAGGAACAGGCTGCAGCAGGAGCCGCCCCGTCTTTGCGAGCGGAGCGAAGCAATCCAGCGGTGCCACGTTCGTCGAGGTCGCGCTGCCCTGGGTTGCTTCGCTCCGCTCGCAAAGTCGCGCGGGGCCGAGACTTCCGCAGCGTTTTGCTAAGATGCCGATCATGCCTGAATCCGGCCGCGACCCGAACCGCCCCTCCCCCGACGCGCTCCTCGAAGCGGCGCGCCGCGAGGAGCGGACGCGCGGCCGGCTCAAGGTCTTCCTCGGCGCGGCGCCGGGGGTCGGCAAGACCTACGAGATGTTGACCATCGGGCGCGCCCGGCTGAACGCCGGAACCGACGTGGTGGTCGGGGTCGTCGAGACGCACGGGCGGGCCGAGACCGAAGCCCTGCTCGACGGCTTCGAGACGATCCCCCGCCGCGCGGTGCCGTATCACGGCACCGTCCTGCAGGAGATGGACCTCGACGCGCTGCTCGCCCGCCGCCCGGCCCTGGCGCTGGTCGACGAGCTCGCCCACACCAACGCGCCCGGCTCCCGCCATCCGAAACGCTACCAGGACGTCGAGGAGCTGCTTGATGCCGGCATTGACGTCCTGACGACCCTCAACATCCAGCACGTCGAGAGCCTGAACGACGTGGTCGCCGCGATCACCCGCATCCGGGTGCGCGAGACGGTGCCGGACGGTGTCCTCGACCGGGCCGACGACATTGAGGTCGTGGACCTCAACCCCGACGACCTGATCCAGCGGCTCAAGGACGGGAAGGTCTACGTCCCGACCAACGCCGAGCGCGCCCTGAAGCACTACTTCTCGCGCGGCAACCTGACGGCGCTCCGCGAGCTGGCGCTCCGCCGCACGGCCGATCGGGTCGACGACGAGCTGCTCGGCCATATGCGGGCCAACGCGATCCCCGGCCCCTGGGCTGCGGGTGAGCGCGTGCTCGTCTGCGTGAACGAGGACCCGCGCACGGCTGGCCTCGTCCGCTACACCAAGCGGCTTGCCGACCGCCTGCACGCCCCCTGGACGGCCCTCTCCATCGAAGGCGCCCGGGCGGCGTCCCTGAGCGAGGCGGAGCGCGACCGGATCGCCGAGGCGCTGCGGCTGGCCGACCGGCTGGGCGGCGACGCCGTCACCCTGCCGGGCGGCCGCCGGATCGCCGATGACGCGCTGGCCTATGCCCGCTCGGCCAACGTCAACCACATCGTGGTGGGCAAGGCGAGCCGCTCCTGGCTGTTCGAGCTGCTCCACGGCTCGGTGGTCCACGACCTGCTGCGCGACAGCGGAAACATCAGCGTGCACGTGGTCCCGGGCGAGGCGGCGCCTGCGGAAAAGCAGCCGCGCCGCGTGATCACGATGGCGGCGCCACGCTCCGGGTTCCACCCGCGCCCCTATCTCGGCGCCCTGGCGGCGATCGCGGCCGGGCTCGGGAGCGCCATCCTGGCGCAGCCCTACGCCGGCGTGGAGAATGCCGACCTGTTCCTCCTGACCGCCGTCGTGGCGGTGGCGGTGCGCTGGGGGCTGGGACCGGCCCTGGTCTCGGTGGTGGCGGCCTCGCTCGCCTACAA
The sequence above is drawn from the Methylobacterium mesophilicum SR1.6/6 genome and encodes:
- a CDS encoding septal ring lytic transglycosylase RlpA family protein → MTRLSGQNRFGRAGGWLLASIVSLGGCPALAGDASFDRGQGAGSPTSPLRREAPVFSYRQFTSRLPALPEIDGEAETGDHGPIALPDLPAQPTASRGWAGAMGRFGHGLDAVSAQESLSRVLAESAEHQAEEPGTTATIAERDAPQGSDSERQDRQPRTALLGSGRASWYKHSGRTASGTVYNPNALTAAHHTLPFGTKVKVVNKRNGRAVVVEITDRTNERTKAKRNYAIDLSRASARELGIEGIGQVALYRVE
- a CDS encoding K(+)-transporting ATPase subunit F; protein product: MTLDLALGACVTAGLLVYLTYALVRPERF
- the kdpA gene encoding potassium-transporting ATPase subunit KdpA: MTLNGWIQIALYCAVVLALVKPLGSYMTRVFTGERTLLSPVLGPVERGLYRVSGIDARQEQHWLAYTGAVILFHVLGFAVLYALLRLQAVLPLNPADQTAVAPDLAFNTSTSFITNTNWQSYGGETTLSYLSQMLGLTHQNFLSAATGIAVAVALIRGFARASTGTIGSFWVDVTRATLYVLLPICIPYTLFLVWQGMPQTLGASADATTLEGAKQTIALGPVASQVAIKMLGTNGGGFFNANAAHPFENPTALSNFVQMVSIFVIGAALTNVFGRMVGDERQGWAILGAMGVLFLAGVAVTYWAEANGSAVLNGLGLTGGNMEGKETRFGIAASALFAVITTAASCGAVNAMHDSFTALGGLIPLLNMQLGEIVIGGVGAGLYGMLIFVIVAIFVAGLMVGRTPEYLGKKIEAKEVKMAMLGILCLPLMMLGFTALATVLPAGLAGPANAGPHGFTEILYAYTSAAANNGSAFGGLTANTLFYNSTLAIGMLVGRFFVKIPVLAIAGSLAAKKTVPASAGTLPTHGGLFVGLLVGVILIIGGLTFFPSLALGPVVEHLAGAAGQTFAAGG
- the kdpB gene encoding potassium-transporting ATPase subunit KdpB — encoded protein: MSRQTSSLFSAALIGPALVGSVRKLDPRAMIRNPVMFVVEVVAALTTVLFARDLVTGGSDLAFSGQIILWLWFTLIFANFAEALAEGRGKAQADSLRRTRTEMTAKRLTGQGRAYETVPGTSLKVGDVVLVEAGDLIPSDGEVIEGVASVNEAAITGESAPVIRESGGDRSAVTGGTQVLSDEIKVRIIAAAGSTFVDRMIALVEGASRQKTPNEIALNILLAGLTLVFVFAVASIPSFASYAGGSIPVIVLVALFVTLIPTTIGALLSAIGIAGMDRLVRFNVLAMSGRAVEAAGDVDTLLLDKTGTITLGNRQATEFRPVPGVTEQELADAAQLASLADETPEGRSIVVLAKEKYGLRARDMAGRNATFVPFTAQSRMSGVDLDGSSIRKGAVDSVIASVSAQPMATRSSSAALAFRPEAESGAASEIRSIAEAIAKAGGTPLAVARDGQLLGVVYLKDIVKGGIRERFSELRQMGIRTVMITGDNPMTAAAIAAEAGVDDFLAQATPEDKLALIRKEQAQGKLVAMCGDGTNDAPALAQADVGVAMNTGTVAAREAGNMVDLDSDPTKLIEIVGIGKQLLMTRGALTTFSIANDVAKYFAIIPAMFLGLYPQLQALNVMHLASPQSAILSAIIFNALIIVALIPLALRGVTYRAVGAAALLRRNLLIYGLGGVLVPFLGIKAIDLAVSALHLA
- a CDS encoding K(+)-transporting ATPase subunit C — encoded protein: MLRQLRPALVLLTALTVITGLAYPLAMTGLAGVIFPAKASGSLIERDGHIVGSSLIGQNFVGAGYFHGRPSATTAADPADASKTVPAPYNAANSSGSNLGPTSAALAERVKGDLDALKAENAGAPVPVDLVTTSGSGLDPDISPEAADFQVPRVAKARGIPEETLRALVTSRTEGRTLGLLGEPRVNVLALNLALDDLARR